The stretch of DNA CCTGCGGAAGGAGAATGGAAAAAACGGATCATCGAACAGGACATCCTCGAAACCCGCACAATGCGTGCCGCCGATTTCGACGGTGATGGCGATATGGATCTGCTCGGCACCGCACGACAAGCCCCCGCTGTGCTTTGGTATGAAAACCATAAAGAAGCCGGCGAAGTCCATTGGACTAAACATGTGATCGACGACCAATCCCCCTGCCCTGCTCATGGCAATCCGGCAGATATGGATGGCGATGGCGACATGGACGTGGTGATGGCGTTGGGGTTTTATTACCGCCCCGAAAGCGATGACGGCAAAGCTTCGACAAAACGGCAGGACAACAAAATCCTCTGGTACGAGAACAATCCAGCAGTCCACGGACCGTGGAAGCAGCACGTGATTGGCGCCGAATTCGATGATGCCTTTGAAGCCATTGCCGGTGATTTAGATGGCGATGGCGACATCGACGTCGCCGCCACATCCTGGCGCAATCCCGGCAGCGTTGCTTGGTTTGAGAATCTCGGCGACTCCAAGAAACCCTGGAAGCGGCACATGCTCAAAGAGAATTGGCGCAGCGCGAATCAAGTCATCCTCGCCGACATCAACGGCGACGGCCGCCTCGACATCGCCGCCTGCGCCGAACACGGCAGCTACGAATTCCGCTGGTGGCGAAACGAAGGCCGAAAACCAAAAGCAGACTAAAAACACCAACTGTAGGGGACGTCGCGACGCACCTTTCGATGCAGTGCGAAAGATTGCCTCAACGAATAGCGGCGATGCCTGACAACTGTTGTGCAAAAACCCTCACCCCGGCCATCTCCCAGAGGGAGAGGGGGAAGTGATTGAGGGACGGCGGATTCACTGAATGGATCGGAGCACTAACGTTGTCGCGCGTCGTTGCGGCGGGAATCGTATCGTTCGTTCATGCGCTCGCGTCCCTGTGGCTTGGCCATGCCTTGCACTCTTCTGCGGTTGACCGGGACGGTAAGGATGTGCCGGGGGTCGTAATGTTTTTCACCGCGGAACCCTCCGATCGACCGGGAGGGCGTCACGGCAATCACCTGCAGTTGATCAATCAGCACATCTCCCATGCCAGTCAAACTCAATGTCAGCGTCATCGAGCCGCTGTGGGTTGCTTCGCGAAACATTTCAAAGCGTTGCCAACCATTGGTCGATTTCCAACGCAATCCTTGGGCCGGGCCGGCCAGACTGTCGTAGAACATTACCCCATCGGCGCTGCCCGTGATGTCTCTGCGGATACGTATTTGGCCGCGGATGTGAATCAGTTGTCCGCTTTGCACCGTCAGCGGCGGTGTCGTCACGGTGACAGGTGGTTCGGGAACCAGCAGTGGAATTCTTTCCGCATCCAGCGGCAGCGCAGCCAACCGCAAACTATATTGCCCGCCGCCGGGGGAAGGACGCGGCGCGAGTTCTGCATTCGCTTGAATGCCGGACGACTCCCGCTGTTTGTGTTGCCACCCCTCGGCGATCATCGTATCGAGATCTTCAAAGTCCCCTGAACGCAGCAAATTGTCACCCACGGAAATCTTACTGCCAAAGCGGGCCATCATGTCCCAATGATCGGGCAATGTTTGAAAGCACAAGGTGTGCAGACTGGAGGTCGGGCTGGAGAGATTGCGTACGGCATCGTTCCAATGCCCCCGTTGCAAAATCCTCAGCGCTTGCATCGCCTCGCCGCTCAAAATCCGTGCCCCATTGAAGTCCTTGAGTCGCAGCGCTTCCCGGGCGCTACGCAGACTGGATTCGCATTTACGAATGTTGCCCAATCCGTCTCCCTGTGGATATCCCAATTCGACAAGCTCTCGGTCAATCGCGCGGACCCGCTCTAATTTTGTTTCTGCTAACCGGAGTGAAATCGCAGCGCTTTCCGGCGCCATTGCATAGACTTTGCGATCCAGTTCCATTTTCAATCGCGGGTTGGACGTCAGCAGGACCATGGCGGTCTGGTCGAACTTTTGCAACGTGATTTCTAATCCACCGGCGACGCGTCGAGTACGTCCGTCCAGACTGTGCACACCGGTGGTCGTGATTTCAAAGGCAACCGCTGTGGCCGAGACGCCGGGAACAGTCATCCGCACATTTTCGCCCCCCAACCGTCCAGGAACGAATTGTGCCCCCTCCTCAAGCCAAGCGGGTAAAATCAACAGATTCCCGTCGACCGTTTCCAGCACGGCCGCTTCGAGTTCTTTTTTGAGTCGCGGCTTCTGCCGCAAATCATCCGTCCGTGCTCGTAACAATTCGTCTTTCCGCCGCCGCGCTTCTGCACTGCCGCCGAACAGGTTGCCCTGGCGAAGCTGCTGCTTGCGTTGCGAAATCTTGACAGGAACCGTTGATCGCAATGTCGCCGTCGCCAGCCACGGTTCGATCAAATCCAATTCCATGTTCAACAACTGAACGACCAACTTGCGCTCCAATCCTCCAGGACGCTCCTCGTTCAAATCGCTCGACTTCATGAAACCAACCCCACGATTGCCTGCCTGCAGCGCCGCATAAAGCTGTAGGCGAATTTGCTCCGGCTCGACAACCACCGGATGCCACCCCGCAGCCACGCGCCAGCCGTCGAGTTCAGGCGCCGGTTCGGTTTCGATCCAGGTCCAGCAAAACGAACCAGGACGAGCCGCATGGCGTTTCGCCATCAATGCCTCACGGTACTCGCGGAAATTCAAGCTGGTGTGCAACACGTTTCGCGAAACCCCGAGCATCTTGAACAGTCGTGAGTACGACAACTCCAACCCCGCCACATCCCCCATGAATGGACGGTTGTATTTTCGGTCCGCGCCGCGCAGGGTTTCGATCCAATTGGTAATCAAGGATTTGTCAGCAGCAGGAATGCCCGTACCCAGATACCACGCCAAGATGCCTTCGGTGTCTTTTGAAAACGGGGCCAAGTTGGCCGTCCGTGCATCATACATCTCGCCGTCCGGTCCGATCGCTTGCGGTGGAATGGCGATCATCCACAGTCCCTGTGCCCGCAGTTTTTTCAGCACCGCTACATTCGCGAAATCCGGTATCCACGCGGTATTGAAGCGCAATCGCGCCAACTCGGCCGGATCCTCGTTATGATAAGGGAGGATGCGCAAAAAGGTCGGCTTGCCTTCGATTGTCAGTTGATCCAGATGAAATTTGGCGGGGGTTGCTGTTGCGGACGCGTCCTCGCGGTGGTCAACTGGAATAATAGTCGGGGGTCGCACGCGCGGTCCCAAACGCATGTCATCTATCAAAAACTTAACCGGCCCGGCCAACGATTTGGCTGTCAAATACGCACGGTCGACATACATACCCTCGGTATCGATTTCCGTCTTTTCGTAATAGTTTCGCGCCCAACCGATTGTCTTGAGCACCGCACGTTTGGTCGTACGGCAAGTCAGCTGTTGCCAGCGGCCTTCCTCGTCGGTGTAGGTGTCGCCCTCGAGAGGAATCATGAGCGCCGTTTTACCGGTTGTGGGGTCAATCTCGTTGGGTAACACCAATCGGAGCGATAATTGGCAACCCGGCTGTTGGCAGCGAACCCATACCGAAAGATGCGTTTCACCCAATAGAACCTGAGTCGCCGGCAATGAGTGCCGCAACTCCACCAAAGTCCCTTCGTCAGCCGCTTCGAAATTTAGAAATTCCGCACCTTGTCCCTTGTGGGCTTGATCCACACGGCGGTGCTCAATCAGTCGACATTTTTGTTTGTCGAACTGCCAATACCAGGAAGTTTCGCCGGAAGAGACGTCTTCGAAATCTTCAACGAATTCCGCAGCGGCGCAGACGCCCCCCAACCACAACAGCAGGCCCAACAGGAACCCGCAGACGTGTAGCCCAAACCTGAGACCTATATGCGGTTGAGAACGACTCTTCTCATCCATGAGAAGTGGTGTCTATTAGAAGGGGTGGTATGGAGGAAAATCAGAAAAGTGAGAGAACAGCCGATGGCCCGCGATACAGCCCGATTTTGTTTCTGTGCCGCAGCGAGGTGCCAAAGCACCAGACATGTTGCCATTTCGCATCATGTGTCCAAAGCGGCAATCGGACGTAACTGCGAGATATTATAGCAACTTGCGATTTAGGCCAACCCGAAGGCGTTGTCATAAAACCACATGGCCCGATCTGTGTCGAAAAACATCATTTGACGCAAACACCTACAGTAATGCCACTTGCGTAAATCCATCTTGAAACACTGCCCATCGGCGCGGAAAATGCATAAAATAGCAACAACAGGAGAACAACAATAAGATGACTGGACATCCAAGATTGAACGATAAAGACACCGAGGAGCTGCCTCGAGAACTACTGGAGCTGGGACGGCAAATTGCCAACCTGCCTAGCGAATACCAAGCCGATATGGGGCGGGTCTACGATCAGGTCGTCGACTCCGCACGCCGTCGCCGACGT from Symmachiella dynata encodes:
- a CDS encoding FG-GAP repeat domain-containing protein, yielding MRHPAAFLLLLVCSALPNGFDCCRADEPVPSIQFSEHLIADKYAYAYGIAAADFDGDGDLDLTSADYTPHNMLYLFENDGQAAFKRHIIQKDDPERLERHLVGDVDGDGDLDVVIVKNLRGDLLWFENNGKPTDETLWSRHVITTDLPGAYDVALADFDRDGDLDVAASSWVLGNQFAWFENDGSPAEGEWKKRIIEQDILETRTMRAADFDGDGDMDLLGTARQAPAVLWYENHKEAGEVHWTKHVIDDQSPCPAHGNPADMDGDGDMDVVMALGFYYRPESDDGKASTKRQDNKILWYENNPAVHGPWKQHVIGAEFDDAFEAIAGDLDGDGDIDVAATSWRNPGSVAWFENLGDSKKPWKRHMLKENWRSANQVILADINGDGRLDIAACAEHGSYEFRWWRNEGRKPKAD
- a CDS encoding transcriptional regulator; this encodes MTGHPRLNDKDTEELPRELLELGRQIANLPSEYQADMGRVYDQVVDSARRRRRILSLVQEALSQLRLDIKYLMFDLQVTRDERDALRQDSSED